One window from the genome of Candidatus Binatia bacterium encodes:
- a CDS encoding extradiol ring-cleavage dioxygenase encodes MSIVAALAAGHAPGITGWPEQAPQEQSERFFRGYRRLREALLAARPDVVIVITPEHWANFFLNNMPAFCVGVGEEFEGPLEDPAWLKVPRARVPGHPALARKLLNAMRREIDLAFSEELILDHGSMVPLHFVAPEMKLPAIPLIVNCLAHPMPPLSRCHKMGRALGETVRAWPERVALLATGGLSHWPAMLEAGKINVEFDREFLRMIETGGAEEFTRYDDAEVEAEAGPGAHEIRTWVALAGALAGVKAEVLAYEPVKAWATGCALAKFNVA; translated from the coding sequence ATGAGCATCGTCGCCGCGCTGGCCGCCGGCCATGCGCCGGGAATCACGGGCTGGCCGGAGCAAGCCCCGCAGGAACAGTCCGAGAGATTTTTCCGTGGATACCGGAGACTCAGAGAGGCGCTCTTGGCCGCCCGTCCGGACGTTGTCATCGTGATCACGCCCGAGCATTGGGCGAACTTTTTCTTGAACAACATGCCGGCATTCTGCGTCGGCGTCGGCGAAGAGTTCGAAGGCCCGCTCGAAGATCCCGCTTGGCTCAAGGTTCCGCGGGCGCGCGTCCCTGGCCATCCGGCTCTGGCGCGAAAGCTGCTTAACGCCATGAGACGAGAGATCGATCTGGCGTTTTCCGAAGAGCTCATCCTCGACCACGGCAGCATGGTGCCGCTCCACTTCGTCGCCCCCGAGATGAAGTTGCCGGCGATCCCTCTGATCGTGAACTGCCTCGCCCATCCCATGCCGCCGCTTAGCCGCTGCCATAAGATGGGCCGCGCGCTCGGTGAAACAGTGCGCGCCTGGCCGGAGCGCGTGGCGTTGCTCGCGACCGGCGGACTCTCTCACTGGCCGGCGATGCTCGAGGCCGGAAAGATCAACGTCGAGTTCGACCGGGAATTTCTCCGCATGATTGAAACAGGCGGCGCCGAGGAGTTTACCCGCTACGACGACGCCGAGGTTGAAGCGGAAGCAGGCCCGGGCGCGCACGAGATCCGCACCTGGGTGGCGCTGGCGGGCGCTCTCGCGGGCGTCAAAGCGGAGGTGCTCGCTTACGAACCCGTCAAGGCCTGGGCGACCGGCTGTGCCCTGGCGAAATTCAACGTCGCCTAG
- a CDS encoding dihydrodipicolinate synthase family protein produces the protein MEYTKATAKDWALENFHGVCDVIIPSYTADLKKLNEKGIRHDVRRNMELGFWGALLVSEAGTTMAEMRQFMEIAVDEAKGRHRLVLHGTFDTADEIVKMAQEGAQIGVDALLLGHPNSFYPKDADRLYDYLAYVCERTDLAVILFAAHHWNFERLHPSGYPPQVLTKAADLPNVVAIKYEVGRPGIAGDYEFWKMIKGKRVLFSDPLEAHSPLTVELFGQQWMGTSNYEYFGGAVPNYFKLLREGQYERAMKIYWQIQPARNARLAEQATFSGANFIHRYLWKYQAWLNGYNGGPLRQPAMKLNDGQMRRVRDALTRSGLEPTQEGPAEFYAGRNPA, from the coding sequence ATGGAATACACCAAAGCTACTGCTAAAGACTGGGCGCTGGAGAATTTTCACGGCGTGTGCGACGTCATCATTCCGAGCTATACGGCCGATCTCAAGAAGCTCAATGAAAAGGGTATTCGCCACGACGTCCGGCGGAATATGGAGCTCGGTTTTTGGGGCGCGCTGCTCGTATCCGAGGCGGGAACAACGATGGCCGAGATGCGACAGTTCATGGAAATTGCCGTGGACGAGGCCAAGGGGCGCCACCGCCTCGTCCTTCATGGGACATTCGACACCGCTGACGAGATCGTCAAAATGGCCCAGGAAGGCGCCCAGATCGGCGTCGATGCTCTTCTGCTCGGCCATCCGAACTCGTTTTATCCGAAAGACGCCGACCGGCTTTACGACTATTTGGCGTACGTCTGCGAGCGCACGGACCTTGCCGTGATACTTTTCGCCGCGCATCATTGGAATTTCGAGCGCCTGCACCCGAGCGGCTATCCGCCTCAAGTCCTGACAAAGGCCGCGGATCTGCCGAACGTGGTCGCCATCAAATACGAAGTAGGGCGACCCGGGATTGCCGGGGACTACGAATTCTGGAAAATGATTAAGGGCAAGCGGGTTCTTTTCTCCGATCCGCTGGAGGCCCACTCCCCGCTGACCGTCGAGCTGTTCGGGCAGCAGTGGATGGGAACGAGCAACTACGAATATTTCGGCGGCGCCGTGCCGAACTATTTCAAGCTACTCCGCGAAGGTCAATACGAGCGCGCGATGAAGATTTATTGGCAGATCCAACCGGCTCGCAACGCTCGCCTCGCCGAGCAGGCCACATTCAGCGGCGCGAATTTCATCCATCGCTATCTATGGAAGTACCAGGCGTGGCTCAACGGTTACAACGGCGGGCCGCTGCGCCAGCCGGCCATGAAGCTCAACGACGGTCAGATGCGCCGCGTGCGAGACGCTCTGACTCGATCGGGACTCGAGCCCACGCAAGAGGGACCCGCCGAGTTTTACGCCGGCCGCAACCCGGCGTAG
- a CDS encoding aromatic ring-hydroxylating dioxygenase subunit alpha, translating into MSDVVEIAPDVPAGVETGLRNYWYPLSLSEDVKQGTPVGMKCLDENLVVWRDSDGRPGVFVDRCPHRAAKLSAGRILDGELQCAFHGLRFDTSGQCTLIPWEPEESPSRKEVSARSYPARELGGYIWAYIGDALRFPPPALEEEIPAELLDEKQYQWFRMPTEIWDANWLLTVDGGDGFHAVTLHSETQAVEDKPWSGGKARPASASLGERRVKIVETSYGVRGIAVDRAGKPIHHGHLLDVKGDRFILPCITTNVIRPVPAAEPYVARLWQFPVDANRTIVQRLVVQRVAGADARARWERLYHDVVRPRLEGISREDALIAVAQGDLATARKHEHLFEPDKSMYEVRQRIKAAFLAGRGEKRAALSRQSLVWPAASPSAAA; encoded by the coding sequence ATGAGCGACGTAGTTGAAATAGCTCCGGACGTTCCCGCAGGAGTCGAGACCGGGCTCAGAAACTATTGGTATCCACTTTCGCTTTCCGAGGACGTAAAACAAGGAACACCGGTAGGAATGAAGTGCCTGGACGAGAACCTGGTCGTCTGGCGCGACTCGGACGGCCGCCCCGGAGTGTTTGTGGATCGATGCCCGCACCGTGCCGCCAAACTGTCCGCGGGCCGCATCCTCGACGGCGAGCTTCAGTGCGCGTTTCACGGCCTGCGCTTCGATACGAGCGGGCAATGCACGTTGATTCCCTGGGAGCCGGAGGAGAGCCCGAGCCGAAAAGAGGTCTCCGCGCGCTCGTATCCCGCCCGCGAGCTGGGCGGCTATATTTGGGCCTATATAGGCGACGCCCTGCGCTTCCCACCCCCTGCGCTCGAAGAAGAAATACCCGCCGAGCTGCTCGATGAAAAACAGTATCAGTGGTTCAGGATGCCGACCGAGATTTGGGACGCCAACTGGCTTTTGACCGTCGACGGCGGAGACGGCTTCCATGCGGTGACCTTGCATTCCGAGACTCAGGCCGTGGAGGACAAGCCCTGGTCGGGAGGAAAGGCGCGACCGGCCTCGGCCAGCCTGGGCGAGCGGCGCGTCAAGATTGTCGAGACCTCCTACGGGGTGCGCGGCATCGCCGTCGATCGGGCGGGGAAGCCGATCCATCATGGCCACCTGCTGGATGTGAAGGGTGACCGTTTCATTCTGCCGTGCATCACCACCAACGTCATCCGCCCGGTGCCTGCCGCCGAGCCCTACGTCGCGCGCCTGTGGCAGTTTCCGGTCGATGCGAATCGAACCATCGTGCAGCGCCTCGTGGTTCAGCGCGTCGCCGGCGCCGACGCGCGGGCGCGCTGGGAAAGACTTTACCATGACGTGGTCAGGCCGCGCCTGGAAGGCATCTCGCGCGAGGACGCGCTGATCGCCGTCGCCCAAGGCGACCTCGCGACCGCGCGCAAGCACGAGCACCTGTTCGAGCCGGACAAGAGCATGTACGAAGTCCGCCAGCGCATCAAGGCGGCGTTTCTGGCCGGGCGAGGGGAAAAACGGGCTGCGCTCAGCCGGCAATCGCTGGTCTGGCCGGCGGCGTCGCCATCGGCCGCCGCGTAG
- a CDS encoding tripartite tricarboxylate transporter substrate-binding protein: MSKKTRYLLLGAMTALLPITNFAHASTHDFYKDKTARIVVGFAAGGGFDLYARTIARHMGRHIPGNPTIIVENMPGAGGVIAANHLYKAAKPDGLTMGNFQGGLLVLLGQMLGRPGIEFDTLKFEYIGVPVKDSWVCALTKASGITSMEKWMAAKTPVKLGGVSASATDDIAKILKETLALPIQLVTGYKGTADIRLAAEAGEVAGGCWNWESIKTTWAKGIESGDAVVVLQIMPRPHPELSKVPQAINFAKTEEARQLIKVGIQDTGATSRLYALPPGTPKERVQTLRKAFMDTMKDPEFLAEAKKSKLDLDPESGDAVEKTIAELFKLSPAQLAKLKEILK; the protein is encoded by the coding sequence ATGAGTAAAAAAACTCGCTACCTTTTATTGGGGGCCATGACGGCCCTCCTTCCTATCACAAATTTCGCGCACGCATCTACACACGATTTTTATAAGGATAAGACGGCTCGGATCGTCGTGGGCTTCGCGGCCGGCGGCGGCTTCGATCTCTACGCTCGCACCATCGCCCGGCATATGGGCAGGCACATCCCCGGCAACCCCACTATTATTGTCGAGAACATGCCGGGGGCCGGAGGCGTGATCGCAGCCAATCACCTTTATAAAGCGGCTAAGCCTGACGGGCTTACCATGGGCAACTTCCAGGGCGGCCTTCTCGTGCTGCTGGGCCAGATGCTAGGTCGGCCTGGGATTGAGTTCGATACCTTGAAGTTCGAGTACATCGGAGTGCCGGTAAAGGACAGTTGGGTTTGCGCCCTGACCAAGGCGAGCGGTATCACGAGTATGGAGAAATGGATGGCCGCTAAGACGCCGGTCAAATTGGGCGGAGTCTCCGCCAGTGCCACCGATGACATCGCCAAGATCCTCAAGGAGACGCTTGCTCTTCCTATCCAACTTGTCACCGGCTATAAAGGCACCGCCGACATTCGCCTGGCCGCCGAGGCCGGGGAGGTGGCCGGGGGCTGTTGGAACTGGGAGTCGATCAAGACGACATGGGCCAAAGGGATAGAATCGGGTGACGCGGTGGTCGTACTGCAGATTATGCCGCGACCCCACCCCGAACTATCCAAAGTTCCTCAGGCGATCAACTTCGCTAAGACCGAAGAGGCGCGTCAATTGATCAAGGTGGGCATCCAGGATACGGGCGCCACGAGCCGCCTCTATGCTTTACCGCCGGGGACGCCCAAAGAGCGAGTGCAGACACTGCGCAAGGCCTTCATGGATACGATGAAAGACCCTGAATTTCTCGCCGAAGCCAAGAAATCCAAGCTCGACCTTGATCCTGAGAGCGGCGACGCGGTGGAAAAAACCATCGCCGAGCTCTTCAAGCTGAGCCCTGCGCAGTTAGCGAAACTGAAGGAAATTCTCAAGTAG
- a CDS encoding substrate-binding domain-containing protein, giving the protein MAIVRQLRKPSKRTSALHCNFIAVLFFLISQPVFLFAAESWQTEWEKVVAAAKRDGRVVVAGPTGNTHRQVLAAAFEKSYPDIRVEYTGALLREMVPRMVQERQADLYLWDIFIGVSVPAVAPLKSVGAFDPLRPALIRPEALDDSKWRGGFQNGFMDADARFYYAFDGTVGRTVHINWDAISRGEMRSPQELLDPKWAGKIVWDDPRQPGAGRMAGVTLMLAYGEEFLLRLWREQKIAYTADRRQLAEWVVRSRYPIALGLPVDLLANFQQEGVGRAVEALEAMTLDTISPGFGSLVVMNRAPHLNAAKAYANWLLSREAQREWAEKTQRNSRRLDVPPGDPSRAPKPGVNYIETLKEAMEPKAERVLKLARENIR; this is encoded by the coding sequence ATGGCAATCGTGAGGCAGCTCAGGAAGCCATCTAAGCGAACGTCGGCGCTCCATTGCAATTTTATTGCGGTCCTTTTTTTCCTGATCTCGCAGCCGGTTTTTTTGTTCGCGGCCGAGTCGTGGCAGACGGAGTGGGAGAAGGTGGTCGCAGCCGCGAAACGAGACGGCCGGGTCGTCGTCGCCGGCCCCACGGGCAACACCCATCGCCAGGTCCTCGCCGCCGCGTTCGAGAAGAGCTATCCGGACATTCGCGTGGAGTACACCGGGGCGCTCTTGCGCGAGATGGTGCCCCGCATGGTCCAGGAGCGGCAGGCCGATCTTTACCTGTGGGATATCTTTATCGGCGTATCGGTGCCCGCCGTGGCGCCGCTCAAGTCGGTAGGCGCATTCGATCCGTTGCGTCCGGCGCTGATCCGGCCGGAAGCGCTCGACGACAGCAAGTGGCGCGGAGGATTTCAGAATGGATTTATGGACGCCGACGCGCGCTTTTACTATGCCTTTGACGGCACGGTGGGTCGAACGGTCCACATCAATTGGGACGCAATTTCCCGCGGCGAAATGCGCTCGCCGCAGGAGCTTTTGGACCCTAAATGGGCCGGCAAGATCGTCTGGGACGATCCGCGCCAGCCGGGGGCCGGCCGCATGGCGGGCGTGACGCTCATGCTCGCCTACGGCGAGGAATTTTTACTCCGGCTCTGGCGCGAGCAGAAGATCGCGTATACGGCGGACCGGCGTCAATTGGCGGAGTGGGTCGTGCGCAGCCGCTATCCGATCGCCCTCGGCCTGCCGGTCGATTTGCTGGCCAACTTTCAGCAGGAGGGAGTCGGGCGCGCCGTGGAGGCGCTGGAAGCGATGACGCTGGACACGATCAGCCCGGGCTTTGGCTCGTTGGTTGTGATGAACCGCGCGCCGCATCTAAACGCCGCCAAGGCGTACGCGAATTGGCTCCTCTCGCGCGAAGCGCAGCGGGAATGGGCGGAGAAAACCCAGCGTAACAGCCGCCGGCTGGATGTCCCGCCGGGCGATCCGAGCCGGGCGCCGAAGCCGGGCGTCAACTACATCGAGACGCTGAAAGAGGCCATGGAGCCGAAGGCGGAGCGGGTTCTCAAGCTCGCTCGTGAAAACATCCGTTGA
- a CDS encoding Rieske 2Fe-2S domain-containing protein: protein MFSREENEMLTRVEQGAPMGELFRRYWIPALLSEEISEPDCPPVKVRLLGEDLVAFRDTQGRVGLFDERCSHRGTSLFYGRNEECGLRCIYHGWKYDVEGNVVETPAEAPGSNLKNKIRHTAYPCFESAGIVFTYMGAKEKAPIFPAYRWAGLREENLLVVKAHQECNFLQGLEGDCDSSHVSYLHNDSVGQKSDPFRSIGNPTLEHEETDYGVRMVATRAVSAEKSYIRITNFVMPAFSLIPTPGSQLNETAYQSFRFWIPIDDYNTWNYILSIRHAPFTAEERARARSRVDANYMKVRNRRNHYLQDRGLQRTTSMTGIIGVSVAEQDACATESMGSVCDRTREHLGYGDKTVIAIRRYLLDALRMVAEGRDPPHVIRDPDRRAAPDLISAGGVVPAGAGWRGLL, encoded by the coding sequence ATGTTTTCCCGAGAAGAAAACGAAATGCTCACGCGCGTCGAACAAGGCGCCCCGATGGGCGAGTTATTCCGCAGGTATTGGATACCCGCCCTGCTCTCGGAAGAGATCTCCGAGCCGGATTGCCCGCCGGTGAAGGTGAGGCTCCTCGGCGAAGACCTGGTCGCGTTCCGCGATACGCAAGGGAGAGTGGGGCTCTTCGATGAGCGCTGCTCTCACCGCGGCACTTCTCTCTTCTATGGCCGGAACGAGGAGTGCGGGCTGAGATGCATCTACCACGGCTGGAAGTACGACGTGGAGGGAAACGTCGTGGAGACCCCCGCCGAGGCGCCGGGAAGCAATTTGAAAAACAAAATCCGCCACACGGCTTATCCGTGTTTCGAGAGCGCCGGCATCGTATTCACTTACATGGGAGCGAAAGAAAAGGCGCCGATTTTTCCCGCGTACCGGTGGGCGGGCCTTCGAGAAGAAAACCTCCTCGTGGTGAAGGCCCATCAAGAGTGCAATTTCCTGCAAGGATTGGAGGGCGACTGCGATTCCTCCCACGTCTCGTATCTTCACAACGACAGCGTGGGACAGAAGAGCGATCCTTTCCGTTCGATCGGCAACCCGACGCTGGAGCACGAAGAGACGGATTACGGCGTGAGAATGGTCGCGACCCGGGCGGTCTCCGCGGAGAAGAGCTATATCCGGATAACCAACTTCGTCATGCCCGCGTTCAGCCTGATACCGACGCCCGGTTCTCAATTGAACGAAACCGCCTATCAGAGTTTTCGCTTCTGGATACCGATCGACGATTACAACACCTGGAATTATATCTTGAGCATTCGCCATGCTCCTTTTACCGCCGAGGAAAGAGCGCGGGCTCGCAGCCGGGTGGACGCGAACTACATGAAGGTTCGCAACCGCCGCAATCACTACCTGCAAGACCGGGGGCTGCAAAGAACCACGAGCATGACCGGGATCATCGGCGTGAGCGTGGCCGAGCAGGACGCGTGCGCTACGGAGAGCATGGGATCCGTCTGCGACCGAACCAGGGAACATCTGGGCTACGGCGACAAGACCGTGATCGCGATCCGCAGGTATCTCCTCGATGCGCTCAGGATGGTCGCGGAAGGCAGGGACCCGCCTCACGTCATCAGAGATCCGGATAGGAGGGCGGCTCCGGATTTGATTTCAGCGGGAGGCGTCGTGCCGGCGGGCGCCGGCTGGCGCGGACTTCTTTGA
- a CDS encoding class II aldolase/adducin family protein encodes MARRFTEIRERVALGARILAHQGVFPLALGHVSERVPKEDLICIVAGEVHDRGGTLDNVGAGDIVVIDMEGELVEGELQPPGEKFIHTEVYRSRPDIRAVVHAHPPIAVALSAAGQEILPITARSALFAPRVSIFPHHGQVENPEIGAQVAAALGNSYALVLRGHGSVTVGRSLEEACVNTLTLEETARQQWIAAAFGTPEPLPALSGGSPWHSAEFHRAAWSYFRAQLPIKEK; translated from the coding sequence ATGGCGAGAAGATTTACCGAGATACGGGAAAGAGTGGCCCTCGGTGCGCGTATTTTGGCTCATCAAGGGGTCTTTCCTCTGGCCTTAGGACACGTAAGCGAACGTGTCCCGAAGGAAGACCTCATCTGCATTGTAGCCGGGGAGGTGCACGACCGCGGCGGAACCCTGGACAATGTGGGCGCCGGAGACATCGTGGTGATCGACATGGAAGGCGAGCTGGTCGAAGGAGAGTTGCAGCCTCCGGGCGAGAAATTCATTCACACCGAGGTCTACCGCTCGCGTCCTGACATCAGAGCGGTGGTTCATGCCCATCCACCTATCGCTGTAGCTTTAAGCGCAGCGGGGCAGGAAATTCTTCCCATCACAGCCCGCAGCGCTCTTTTTGCTCCCCGCGTGTCGATCTTTCCTCATCACGGCCAGGTGGAGAATCCCGAGATCGGCGCTCAGGTAGCCGCGGCGTTGGGAAACTCGTATGCTCTGGTCTTGCGCGGTCATGGAAGCGTCACGGTCGGAAGGAGCCTGGAGGAGGCGTGCGTCAATACCCTCACCTTGGAGGAAACCGCCCGACAGCAGTGGATCGCCGCCGCCTTCGGAACACCGGAGCCGCTGCCCGCGTTAAGCGGCGGATCGCCGTGGCATTCCGCTGAATTTCATCGCGCGGCCTGGAGCTACTTTCGTGCGCAGCTTCCAATAAAAGAAAAATGA
- a CDS encoding ABC transporter substrate-binding protein, with translation MTRTIAARKKFALLFILVAGFICSRDLVAEQVKVHNPSFDISVVPLFVAQDKGYFREEGVEPLFILATPGVGINGLIAGDFDFSAAGGSASTAIARNIPLKVLLIHSFKPGFWIFARESMSPAQLKGKKLAVSTLGSLPHTLSRLALRKVGVDVDKEMVVIAAGTDSTRFMAVKSGVADVAVLNAPWSVRARKEGLKEIFFVSEEVYGLSGGVVTTVKMIQTRPETVLKFVTGAVKGLKYFVANRDGAIPILVKYMKMDTEMVRDVYDTTIRTFDPEGMRGEDFMKSEAQIQASALGLKELPPPERPFDLSFARKANERLKGWKPQ, from the coding sequence ATGACACGAACTATCGCCGCTCGCAAAAAATTCGCGCTTCTGTTTATTTTGGTCGCCGGATTTATTTGCAGCCGTGACCTCGTGGCCGAACAGGTGAAGGTTCACAATCCTTCCTTCGACATCAGTGTCGTCCCCCTCTTTGTGGCTCAAGACAAGGGCTATTTTCGCGAGGAAGGCGTCGAGCCGCTTTTTATTCTGGCGACGCCCGGTGTCGGCATCAACGGACTGATCGCCGGCGATTTCGACTTCAGCGCCGCCGGCGGCTCGGCATCGACGGCGATCGCCCGCAACATCCCGCTCAAGGTGCTCTTGATCCACAGTTTCAAGCCGGGGTTCTGGATCTTTGCGCGCGAGAGCATGAGTCCCGCGCAATTGAAGGGCAAGAAGCTGGCGGTTTCGACCCTGGGTTCCCTGCCCCACACTCTCTCCAGGCTGGCGCTCAGAAAAGTAGGCGTGGACGTGGACAAGGAGATGGTGGTGATCGCCGCCGGCACCGACAGCACCCGCTTTATGGCCGTCAAGAGCGGCGTCGCGGACGTAGCCGTCCTCAACGCGCCCTGGAGCGTGAGAGCGAGAAAAGAAGGACTGAAAGAGATTTTCTTCGTCAGCGAGGAGGTCTATGGCCTGAGCGGCGGCGTAGTGACGACGGTTAAAATGATTCAGACGAGACCGGAAACGGTTTTGAAGTTCGTGACCGGCGCGGTGAAAGGACTCAAGTACTTCGTGGCCAACCGCGACGGCGCCATTCCGATCCTGGTCAAATACATGAAGATGGATACGGAAATGGTCAGGGACGTCTATGACACGACGATCCGAACGTTCGACCCCGAAGGAATGCGCGGCGAAGATTTCATGAAAAGCGAAGCGCAGATTCAGGCGAGCGCGCTCGGCCTCAAGGAACTCCCGCCGCCGGAACGTCCATTCGACCTGAGCTTTGCTCGAAAAGCCAACGAGCGGTTGAAAGGCTGGAAGCCGCAATAG
- the hcaB gene encoding 3-(cis-5,6-dihydroxycyclohexa-1,3-dien-1-yl)propanoate dehydrogenase codes for MSKSLEGKVAVVTGGASGIGRAVVRRFLEEGAKVCVLDRNGESLKQMSVDLANENVVTVEGDVTTLAGNRRAVQAAANSFGRLDVFVGNAGVFDGFATLQRLPEETIGPAFDEIFHVNVKGYLLGAKAALPELLKTSGNMIFTASAAGAYPNGGGPLYTASKHAVVGLIRQLAYELAPSIRVNGVAPGGTITDLAIVTTLKPHVAAPPDVDSKEALIRSRNPLRIAMRPEDHAAAYVLLASALGKAMTGEIIHSDGGLGVRGFSQPREPKS; via the coding sequence ATGTCAAAATCGTTGGAAGGAAAAGTCGCTGTCGTTACCGGAGGCGCCTCAGGCATCGGGCGAGCCGTGGTCCGCCGTTTCCTTGAAGAGGGCGCCAAGGTATGCGTCCTGGATAGAAATGGAGAGAGCCTCAAGCAGATGTCCGTAGATCTCGCCAATGAAAACGTAGTGACGGTCGAAGGCGACGTCACTACGCTCGCTGGCAATCGCCGGGCCGTCCAAGCGGCTGCGAATTCGTTCGGTAGGCTGGACGTCTTCGTGGGGAACGCCGGAGTCTTCGATGGGTTTGCAACCCTTCAGCGTCTACCGGAAGAGACGATCGGTCCGGCATTCGACGAAATTTTCCACGTGAACGTGAAAGGCTATCTGCTCGGGGCGAAGGCGGCGCTGCCGGAATTATTGAAGACCTCGGGAAACATGATCTTCACGGCATCCGCCGCGGGAGCTTATCCCAACGGGGGCGGTCCGCTTTACACCGCCAGTAAACACGCCGTCGTGGGTCTTATCCGGCAGCTTGCGTACGAGCTTGCCCCCTCGATTCGCGTGAACGGCGTCGCTCCAGGCGGCACGATCACCGATCTCGCAATCGTCACCACGCTAAAGCCCCACGTCGCGGCTCCGCCGGATGTGGATTCCAAAGAAGCGCTGATCCGCTCCCGAAATCCTCTGCGCATCGCCATGCGCCCGGAAGATCATGCGGCCGCCTATGTCCTGCTGGCCTCTGCGCTGGGCAAGGCGATGACGGGCGAGATCATCCATAGCGACGGGGGCTTGGGGGTTCGAGGTTTTTCCCAGCCCCGGGAGCCAAAGAGTTAG
- a CDS encoding ornithine cyclodeaminase family protein, with product MAILLNHEEVGGAVTMGEAVAAAEEGFRVQARGEFSLPPRLTAPAPKGWLRMMPAMLSGMGVMGFKAMNLSPGVGVRYVVFLYRIRDGELLAIMDAEPLTTQRTGAVSAVATKWMARSDAATVGVIGSGAEARAQLGAMAAVRQIRAAKVFSPNGEHKTKFAVEMSQELGVDVSAVESARDAVRETDLVVLAVKATTPVFFGDWLEPGMHVNAIGSVRPEQREIDPATFRKSDLVVVDYRHETMECGDGLAAKTDGLDGAGFHELTEVVTEKVSGRAGARAVTLFKSVGTALQDLTLAKTIYEAAVAKGMGRDLGAFPHVKVTG from the coding sequence ATGGCCATCTTATTGAATCACGAAGAGGTCGGCGGCGCGGTCACGATGGGCGAGGCCGTCGCCGCGGCAGAAGAGGGATTTCGCGTTCAAGCCCGTGGCGAATTTTCTCTTCCGCCTCGTTTGACCGCGCCGGCGCCCAAGGGATGGCTGCGCATGATGCCCGCCATGTTGAGCGGGATGGGGGTGATGGGGTTCAAGGCGATGAACCTCTCGCCCGGCGTGGGCGTGCGCTACGTGGTTTTTCTTTATCGCATTCGCGACGGCGAGCTTTTGGCGATCATGGACGCCGAGCCGCTCACCACGCAGCGGACCGGAGCGGTGAGCGCGGTGGCGACGAAATGGATGGCGCGCTCCGACGCCGCTACGGTCGGCGTGATCGGCTCCGGCGCCGAGGCGAGGGCCCAGCTCGGGGCGATGGCCGCCGTGCGGCAGATCCGCGCCGCCAAGGTGTTCAGTCCGAACGGCGAGCATAAGACGAAGTTCGCAGTGGAAATGTCGCAAGAGCTCGGCGTCGACGTCAGTGCCGTGGAGTCGGCGCGCGACGCGGTTCGTGAGACCGACCTTGTCGTCCTCGCGGTCAAGGCCACGACGCCGGTATTTTTCGGCGATTGGCTGGAGCCGGGCATGCACGTGAACGCGATCGGCTCGGTACGGCCCGAACAGCGCGAGATCGACCCCGCAACTTTTCGCAAAAGCGATCTAGTGGTGGTGGACTATCGCCATGAGACGATGGAGTGCGGCGACGGCCTCGCGGCGAAGACGGACGGCCTCGACGGCGCCGGCTTTCACGAGCTTACGGAAGTCGTGACCGAGAAGGTATCCGGCCGCGCCGGCGCGCGCGCCGTCACACTGTTTAAATCCGTCGGCACCGCGCTGCAAGACCTCACCCTGGCAAAAACAATTTATGAAGCCGCGGTGGCGAAAGGCATGGGCCGCGATCTCGGCGCGTTCCCGCACGTGAAGGTCACTGGGTAG